A portion of the Candidatus Cloacimonadota bacterium genome contains these proteins:
- the pgsW gene encoding poly-gamma-glutamate system protein, which translates to MNHRMYRPNLKSGWSLIMLFVLSVVLYLIASNNYVEIRTDNYEEKLAAVNLMQDYLDILETEIMARGIEIDPINDPFHSGLIGQRLSSITTDRGLLSEKQAAINPNIAAIFVEELSRVKKGDKIAVGITGSNPAVNLALYAAISVLELDPQIIVSLSSASYGANREEMTWLDMERILKDNGLLKFSSKYASIGGSEDRGIGLSDFGLQSLREAMSRNGVPLLLGSSLNDNIDLHMKAYEELLGDTNRYSLFVNIGAGLANVGSEPNARLIPEGLNTKLAERDFEIEGVMMKMAKQNVPVLHIRRILRWADKYNLHLTMERKPVPGEGSVFSSTILNVTVASICLALLILAIILVIIFDRHDRRFMANIVDPDDEL; encoded by the coding sequence ATGAATCACAGAATGTACCGTCCCAACCTGAAATCCGGCTGGTCACTGATAATGCTCTTTGTGTTATCTGTGGTTCTGTATCTTATAGCCAGTAACAACTATGTGGAGATTCGCACCGACAATTATGAAGAGAAACTGGCCGCAGTCAATCTGATGCAGGATTATCTGGACATCCTGGAAACAGAGATTATGGCTCGCGGTATTGAGATCGATCCCATCAACGATCCTTTCCACAGCGGTTTGATTGGTCAGCGGCTTTCTTCCATCACTACAGACCGGGGTCTGCTTTCGGAGAAACAAGCTGCTATCAATCCCAATATCGCTGCCATATTTGTGGAAGAACTATCCCGTGTCAAAAAAGGCGACAAGATAGCCGTAGGTATCACAGGCAGCAACCCGGCAGTAAACTTGGCGTTATACGCCGCTATCAGCGTTCTGGAATTGGACCCGCAGATCATCGTATCGCTTTCTTCAGCCTCCTACGGAGCCAACCGTGAGGAAATGACATGGCTGGATATGGAAAGGATTTTGAAGGATAATGGACTACTGAAGTTTAGCAGCAAATATGCTTCCATCGGCGGCAGTGAAGACCGCGGTATCGGTCTGTCGGACTTCGGTCTCCAATCTCTTCGGGAAGCCATGAGCAGAAACGGAGTACCGCTGTTGCTGGGTTCAAGTTTGAATGACAACATAGACTTGCACATGAAAGCTTATGAAGAGCTTTTGGGAGATACCAACCGCTATAGCCTCTTTGTAAATATCGGTGCAGGTTTGGCCAATGTAGGCAGTGAACCCAATGCCCGGTTGATCCCTGAAGGACTGAACACAAAGCTGGCCGAACGCGATTTTGAGATAGAAGGCGTAATGATGAAGATGGCAAAGCAAAACGTACCCGTACTTCATATTCGCCGTATTCTGAGATGGGCTGACAAGTACAACCTTCACCTTACTATGGAGAGAAAACCAGTTCCAGGAGAAGGATCGGTATTCAGCTCTACCATTCTGAATGTTACTGTCGCTTCGATCTGTCTTGCACTATTGATACTGGCCATCATCTTGGTAATCATCTTTGACCGCCACGATAGACGTTTTATGGCAAACATCGTGGATCCGGACGACGAGTTATAG